The nucleotide sequence tgcttatcctccatggtcttggccttctgcacaatctggccatagtcagtcaaatccaagacctcaagtacagacccaatggatgcttttaggccttttaggaatctcgcaaccttctcttcagctgtccgcatatgccttggggcaaaatggaacaagctctcaaattgttgttggtactcaaggacagtcttacctccttgagttaaagccataaactcagtctctttgcggtctctgaagttgcctgggtaatgattgtccaagaacaactccttgaactgttcccaggtgggttctggatgggcagccaacaatatgggcttggaggattgccaccaagaatttgcctccttcttgagttgcaaccccgcataAATGATTTTCTGTgcgtccgtgcactcaagcacctcaaatattttctctagttcttggatctattggtctggttccagaggatcactccccacctttgagaatacaggtggtaagttcctcttgaatgactctactacctttgacgtattattcgtcggtgggaagttaggagcataagccagaaagtaagagtatggaggaggcaccccatactgaggaatactgaatggtggaattggaggtgtaccccccacttgtggtcccgtttctgaccctacaggtgggtcctgtggagtgagtacccggggaggttgacccgattgagaaaggtccaattgttgctgaatagcagtcataaatgcttgctgttgctgaagcatttattgctgaaaagcctgttgtgactgctgaattatggtagcaacatctcctggAGTAATaactggtggagggtccgggagtgtagtcataggtgggtccccatgtgccttaccctgaccaaaggtctctggaggtggtggaggtgaggtttgccccacagagtgggacctcctgggattcggtggtcgaccgaccagacgaggaccacgtgaggtgcctcgggcattgctaccggatctagtacgtaccatcgtatccctgtacctagaacatatcacacaccatattggttaaacactgtagaattgatttcggcacacaattatatgccatcacatagagtattgtagtgtatgatagtctgcaattaatcgcaacttaattccaagatacaaggcCAATGcccccaacaggtatgtcaatggtcccacttgaccataacacattaacataggaataataataataataatcaatataaacatattagtaataaaaaaaattttcaatttttcccaagtttccacaACTGGTGGGCTGCACCAGCGGGcaggggcccgtcggtcggcctgCCGGTCCCAGAACCTCAACCGGTGAGTgacaccgacgggcagggtggcccaccgatcggcccaccTGTCTTGGCCAAGTGAAAACCTGTGAACAGGGCATTAAACCCTGTTTTGTCttatctccttcccttcttctttctctctctccctctcttccttgggcgatcttggaggtctcctcggcgcttccacTCACgactccactcatcaactcgacgcttttgagaagattcacatctcccacttccaagtaagttctccttctcttttctcagaattttctcTTGGGGGgtaaaaatgcatgtgtagactttaatctaggctctCTTTCCATATTTCCTTTCATAGAATTgtgttgccatgtgattgtgatgttccTCTTGTGGTCATtcctagtttattaggatttatctTCCCagtttgagaaaaaccccaaatcgtgccctagttttctcaaatttggggatttcttcaattctcgctctttttctccaattaatgattcatttgtgatgcattatacttgatttgtgcttaacatgctatagaattcatgaaatgtctcttatgcttggaatccccatgtcttcccatgaaaacccctcttttgtattgggtttccttgattttccctgtacatacttggtatttgtggacctccatagtctattagagTATGTCTTTGCATGTTCACGatctcgctaccatggcatttccatcttagacctatagtttcaagttttactccattgtggatgaatttgcgcattgaaattgaatcctctcatgttataTATGCTCCTTGCTATCATTTTTCTGTCTTATCATGACTCCGCTTTGTCACTTACTGTGCATCTTGTCCAttgctccctatcattcctagcttgtcgccttttccattttgcgagaaatttgagttttggggctcccctttactgctgtcattttcctttccttactcaccctgctttcctcttttctggccaggatgtcatctcgcaccggcaagggaccctcaTCTTTTGGCGcgcgacgtaagactaccgcttctaagcggaagagtgcgggaaccaACTCTCCaaccccccgcacagggagacccggacctgcccggtctgaccctttggactatgatgaggagctttTCCATAGTGTAGAGgtagcagccaactggccgactttcctgaagaggtcggtgatgatggagaagaccgtggtagtcgacgacttccacaaggctcggcttcaggagaggttctcagcactgggctgggagtctattcTCCATGTAGACCGTCCTTGCTACGAGCAGCTAATTCGccgattctactgcaacttggaggtttcttatccgtacggggagtacaccatagtcagcttggtgaagggggtagacatccagttgaccgtggataccttggccagcatcttgggcatatcggcagcCGGCCActgttactacagtcctcccaggagtaagcccttgggaccattcatgagtttggagacgccggactatatctacgagaccatctacGACAGCAGTACCcatccggagtccgagacatccttctaccccgaggtttgcttatttgcccgtttggtctagttcaacctgctccccagaggaggtcatcggaaccaggtggatTTCATGGTGACCTTCATCGCTTTTTGCATATACacggccgtagagggaggtgttGAGCACTTGTGCCtaccctacatcattctcaagacgatggagcaccatacttcccaccttgaggatggaggattcccctatggcaggatcctcactaggaacttcgagttcttcagggtggacctgagtggcgaggaggggaagactccggcggataggttcgaccggggtaacctcttgaggatgggtctccatacccttatggatacacctccgagagcaagagctcagagaggtagggataggagggctgcccctatggaggatgtccacatgaaggaggagtccagcggagaggatgaggactatgttcctcaggatgaggaggatgatctggtgggtgatgacatccatgaggaggtgcctcaggagtcgagaggtcccgatcctagttcctccagagctgtagccgcacaacatagagccccaccacctgagagtggtgcatacgattttgagggcatgatgtccaccatatGGGCcctgcaggatggccaagttcagctactgagaaggctggacgagagttcttctagggaggaacgcatcctggagaggcaggctactttggagaactcctttctccaactgggccaggacttgagcaccacggctaacGCCATGTCAGCAGATTTTGATCGACTACGGAGGGCGGTAtgactggtgaacgcgaggtttgactactaggACAActgcctcgacgtcaactctagacctccggcgaacgtagtgatcatagatgacgacgatgatgatcaatgagggcttagctcgcccacaccagcttcttatctgttttcctcttttcttttttttattggaccttgttatatatttcatttcttttctcattccttttatttgtactgtaactggactcatttgtgtgataatgtattttgatagtggtttgtgatgcATTTATTTGTGGAATTCttatgtagtttagttgtgatggttattgttactttttaatcattgttatattatatgtttgttgtttatcaggtgtttgtgtgtaaatttttggaaatcccattttatgccgttatgctgtcgaaatttcatcaaactagtactcgataggttataacatcaacttatttaccttttatctaccctcacgcatgccatgaatgcaacatctaaatgcaaccctttttactACTTCTTtatttggcttttactctttaaagcttttacattaacccaatcccattttcctattatagattctacgggattctaatggtatgctgtgagtggagcagagtaTCACGCTCTCATACCAtcatttgtcacaccccattcacaccgaaccgggccagtgaccgggttaacaccgattaacccaaacctaccaggatcatctgatactgtattccaccacagcatacacacaactaataaaaacttatcagatcagcggaagactaggtttacctgtgaatattcccataatacctgatacccgaattgtgatacaatagttatatacatgtgggctcgaaggcatgatatttacacaataaaagtacaattcacatatcaagtacataaaggaaaccatcaaaatcagagtacacagctcggctcggtatcaaaggctagagctcagcttggcatcaaaggttgagcccagctcggcatcacatggtagagctcagctctgcctcaaaagtggagctcatcTCAGCATCAAAActgcagtcccgcagcacaactctcacacgagcagtcagtgccgtgctctagctcctcaggggtccaccagtcctcctcagggaactcaacATTGGGACCCGAAccatgctcttcagatgtatgacctgcaaaatcatctaaaaaNNNNNNNNNNNNNNNNNNNNTTCTCACGTACTGAAAACACTTGccctttatttttctctttcaaaaATCGCGTTAGTCAAAGGTCTATAAATTCCACTACATTCACTCTTCTTCACAACAGCAGCATAAGCTTAGCTTTCTGTGCTCTCTCCTCTGAATTATCATTTCCTCTCTAGTGTTGTTTTCAAGCCTTCAATGGATCTTCATCTCATAGCTATCGTTGTTTATCTTTCTGTAAGAGCAATCACTTTCCATTCAAATTAGTTTGATAAAATCTAAGTCAatatattacattttttttaaagagttgATCTAAACTTCTTGCAGCTCGCCGGGATAGTTAGCCATGCAACTCAACCTTCTGAGGATTATTGGCAATCAATGCTGCCAAACACGCCTATGCCTAAAGCAATCCAAGACCTATTACCATCTGGTTCTGGTTTGTTCTCAAATCTCACTCAAGATGTTAGTCCTCTTGTTAGGTGCCTAAGTAATTGGTTAATAACTATGAGTCCAGATCAAATCCCCGTTGTCAAATTTTTCGTCTTAAAATCAATTGGCATGAAGTGGGGTagcctctttttctttttttggataggtAAAAAGGGTTTGTAGATAACAGCCAGGAAATCTAAGCACCACAACTCGCTAACCACACTAGGGAGTTGTTAGTAGGGTGGCCTCTTGTGGTTCTTATACATAATAGTTGGGTTATCCACAGTAGATGTGAGACTATCTCAATACACACATAAGAACGTTTTCATATGCTCCTGTGATCAACATATGGACTCGATTAAATCTCTCTCACAATAGCATAGGTCTGTGGACTTAATGGAGCTAGTCCATGTGCCATACCTGAATGTAATCCGGTCTCAATAACTCACCTTTTTAGAGACCCACAATTTGGCATTAATTGGGTTCTAATCACTACCTACAAGGTTTTCAGCTTAATATCATTGTTGTTCTTCTTGTTACTGGTGAATTTACAGATTTGACAAACGAGAAGAGTACTTATATTGATGGGGCCACAGGAGTCAATGTTGGACGTAAAGGTGTAGGTGTGAGTACTGGAAAGCCAGGGAGTGGAACAAATGTTGGGGTTGGAAAGGGTGGAGTATCTGTACACACTAGCCCAAAGGGAAAGCCTGTGGTTGTCAAGGTAAACCCCACTGAGAACCAATTCCGCTACCGCTATGGTGCCTCTGAGGATCAGCTCCGAGATGACCCAAACATGACTCTCTTCTTCAAAGAGGAGGACTTGCACCCAGGGACCACCATGAGCTTACACTTCACTAAGACCACACCAGGAGCCACCTTCTTGCCACGCCAGGAGGCTGAGTCCGTACCCTTTTCTTCTAACAAATTCTCTGATATCTTACACCAATTCTCAGTCAAGCCCGGATCCAAGGAAGCACAAACCATGAAGAAAACAATCCAAGATTGTGAGGAGCCAGCCATGGAAGGGGAAGAAAAGTATTGTGCAACTTCATTAGAGTCCATGATCGACTTCAGCACTTCAAAGCTTGGGTCTAATAATGTTCAGGCCATATCGACTGAGTTCGAAAAGGAGGAGACCCAGAAGCAGCAGTACACCATCACAGGAGATATACAAAAGATGGCAAGTGATGAGGCTGTGGTGTGCCATGACCAGCCCTATGTGTATGCTGTGTTCTATTGCCATTCTAGTTACAGCATAAGGGCTTATAAAGTTCCATTAGTTGGTGCCAATGGATCAAAGGCCAATGCTGTTGCTGTGTGTCATACCAACACTGCCAAATGGAACCCCAAACATCTAGCCTTCCAAGTACTTAAAGTTAAGCCTGGGACTGTTCCTGTCTGTCACTTCCTTCCAGAGGATCATGTTGTTTGGGTTTCC is from Macadamia integrifolia cultivar HAES 741 unplaced genomic scaffold, SCU_Mint_v3 scaffold2688, whole genome shotgun sequence and encodes:
- the LOC122067055 gene encoding BURP domain protein RD22-like isoform X1, with the translated sequence MDLHLIAIVVYLSLAGIVSHATQPSEDYWQSMLPNTPMPKAIQDLLPSGSDLTNEKSTYIDGATGVNVGRKGVGVSTGKPGSGTNVGVGKGGVSVHTSPKGKPVVVKVNPTENQFRYRYGASEDQLRDDPNMTLFFKEEDLHPGTTMSLHFTKTTPGATFLPRQEAESVPFSSNKFSDILHQFSVKPGSKEAQTMKKTIQDCEEPAMEGEEKYCATSLESMIDFSTSKLGSNNVQAISTEFEKEETQKQQYTITGDIQKMASDEAVVCHDQPYVYAVFYCHSSYSIRAYKVPLVGANGSKANAVAVCHTNTAKWNPKHLAFQVLKVKPGTVPVCHFLPEDHVVWVSK
- the LOC122067055 gene encoding BURP domain protein RD22-like isoform X2, which encodes MDLHLIAIVVYLSLAGIVSHATQPSEDYWQSMLPNTPMPKAIQDLLPSDLTNEKSTYIDGATGVNVGRKGVGVSTGKPGSGTNVGVGKGGVSVHTSPKGKPVVVKVNPTENQFRYRYGASEDQLRDDPNMTLFFKEEDLHPGTTMSLHFTKTTPGATFLPRQEAESVPFSSNKFSDILHQFSVKPGSKEAQTMKKTIQDCEEPAMEGEEKYCATSLESMIDFSTSKLGSNNVQAISTEFEKEETQKQQYTITGDIQKMASDEAVVCHDQPYVYAVFYCHSSYSIRAYKVPLVGANGSKANAVAVCHTNTAKWNPKHLAFQVLKVKPGTVPVCHFLPEDHVVWVSK